TCATAAACTAATGCATATACACTGCAATCGAGGCTGAAGTGAAATACACTTTATTATTTTGCTAGTGCTTCAATTCAACTATTCACCAGCAAGACTCACTAGTAACCcaaattcatacatgtatttcacttgtTAAGTGACCTCCAGTGTCTATTTCATGTGTTGTTTCCCCTAATTTCCTTGCATTTCACCATTATGCACTGGTCTTTGCCCAGTTTCTTACAGCCATATTGAAGTGCAAGCCCATTTCCATTAGAAGACAAACCATTGATTCTACACTGGAAACTTCTTCATACTTAAATAAATATCAAGACAAGAAAAAGTTTGTCCCACATTAACTTTTCTACATCTGTAACCAATGAGTTAAATGTTGATCTTTTAAATCGCAAAACAAATGTTGCATATATTTGTGCTCatcttcaatttttctttttagccAAATCTTGTGTGAcaaactgttttcttttgttttgtatttactATCAGTAATGTGTAATGGTTTGCAAATACAGATGAATAATCTTGCATCTCTATGAAAACAGGCAATTTACTGCAGTTCATTTCATTGTGGAAGTTAAGTGGacataaaatgtgataaatACAACACCAACCTTGTGGCGTTGTGCCACTGCGTCCATTATCACATAATTTGCAAAACAAATTCAAGCCGTATGATCCATCACTGTCCATGGCCacaatgaaataacatgatTATGCAATGTAGGTCTAGTCCACCTACTACATGGAGAGCTTGTTCTTAAAAACTTCATTTAGTATGTATCTATTGATTTGGAAACATCAAAACAGTTACAATCTGGTATTCTTGACTCGATACAGCTGAAAAAAGAATATCCATGTTAGATCCTATCCAAGAAATCTAATGGATCCGCCTTTCTAATCTGATTCCTTACAAAATCTTTTATGTTGTGCCAATCCCGTCCCCGTAGTGATTTTTCACACTTAAGGCACTCTTCACACTGAGCTTTTCCTGGTAAACTTGTTGTTTCAAAACAGGTCTTCAGTCTCTTTGCTACAGCCAGTTTCTCTTCTTTAGTCCATGGTCTCTTTCTCTTCTGACCCCTTTCTCGTTTCGTACCTTTCACTTTGGAACCTGAATGGCAAAAACGACAAACGTTTACATTTGAATTTATCCAGCAAAAAATGTTACTTGTAATTTCATAGGCATGAATGGCGTTCCAGGAAATGGAAAACTCATTGGCTTGCTACTGTTACTTTCAATCAGAGGTAGGTTATACATAGAGTACAAGGCTTGTAATTTAGGCCCCAGTCCCATATAGTTAGAGAATCAACACGGCAGTCCTGGACCATACATGGTGGCTACAAGgaccataccccccccccccccccccagatgtCTCCCCGCACCATCAAGCCCCAGTTCCATATATACTATACAGGCCAAAAGTTTGGACACACCTTCTCATTAAAAacgttttctttattttcatgagCACCCTTTCTTGTAATTACTGCTTTGAACACTTTTGGCATTCTCTCGATGACCTTCAAGAGGTAGTCTCCTGAAATGGTTTTGTCACAGGTGTGCGTTACTAGGGTGAATTACACTGTATACagtggatttttgttgttgttgttgttctatcAGCAGGATTGGAATTATCAGTTGTGTTGTGCAGAAATAAGTTTAGTACACAGCTGACAGCCCTATTCGACAACTGTTAAATTTCATATTATGGCAAGAACTATAATGAGCTTTTAGAAAAATGAGTGGTCATCATTACTTTAACAAATGAAGGCCAGTCAGTTCAGAAAACTGCAAAAACTTTAAATATGTCCCCAAGTGGAGTCCAAAAACCACCAAGTGCTACAACGAAATTGGCACACATGAGGAAAGACTCAGGAAAGGAAGACCACGAGTCACTTCTGCTTCTGAGGATAGTTCATCCGAGTCACCAGCCTCAGAAATCGCAAGTTAACAACGGCTCAGATCAGAGACCAGGTGAATGCCACACAGAGTTCTAGCAGCAGCCCCATCTCCAGAACAACAATTAAGAGGAGACTGTGAATCAGGCCTTCATATggtaaaatacatttttgtacCTGCTAGGGAACCACATGTAGGGGTGTTGCCATAATAATAGGGATACTGACCAGTGACCAGCGACTAGTAACCAGCTGTAATagtgtgtgtgttcatgcaAAACATGTCATATGGGGTACTGACAAGAATAAGACATAATGGCGGTCTTTATTGCATTTTCCTTATTTGGACtccacaagaaaaacaaaataaaggccATCAGTATGTCTTAAACTTTGCTCTGTACCCTATATGACATGGTTTacaagagcacacacacactgccATCATGAATAAACTCGAATTATCACTTTAAACAATGTGATGAATTCCCCAACCTAACACTAAGGGAATTAAGCTCAACTAGcaattattttacaaaaaaaaaaaaaaaaataccatggcaatgtcaaatttttatttttggttccGTTGAAATAACATTCAATTTGGCTCTGCGTCACTGTGTGAGCAAAAAGCTGCAATATAGCAAGACTATTTTCTTACCAGATTTGATCACTGCCTTTACTCTTCTAACTGCATTTTCTTTGTCAAACTGGCCAACATCAGAATGCTGTAGCTGGCTAGCATCCGTTGATACTTCAGCATCCATGACTATGTCCTCTTCATCAGCATCATGATCTACATCTGGATCAAGGGCATCGTCTAGTGGTACTTCTGGaaatgcaaattcaaattgGAGAATAAGATGCAAGAAATCATTATAAAAGAGGCACTTCACAAACCACAAAGGTTCCCAGCCTTATGGTAGTAAAAGGGGACATCATTGCAATCAAAAGATACCAGAATTGTATCTAAGTAAGctcaaaataattatgtggtAAACGACACTCAGTTTTGGGGGGAATTTCAAGGATTAGCTCATCAAACTTTTGATTATGAAGGTGAAAATCAGTAAACATATTTACACCAAAACCACAAGATACTAAAATCTTTTAAATTTTAGCCAAGAACACCACCTCACATCATTGTCGTATTGGGTCATGTAACATTCATAATGATAAATTATCAGGTAGTTGAGTAAATGGGttgacatatttttttaattctgtcACTACTTTGCCTTATCATGAACTGCCTGTTGGCCTGATACTAGATTGTTCTTCAGTGGTTTAGTAgtataaaattatcaaaaaatatatctctAGATTTATATGTTCTTATTAAGTTATAAGCATCAGCTTCTGGAATTAACTATATTGGTTCTGATCTAAAATCATTTACACACTTAgacctctccttttccttctctattcttccctgctcctctttctttgttcttcgttgtccagtatctgtctgagggcatttcctcaaattctgttatttctgtgtattgagttattgttgttgttgtcgtcgttatgttttttgtggccgattgcatatcttcctttccattcaattttcctggcacacCTGGCGTAGTAAGTCTATGCTTGTGCGCGATAACCGCACGGTGAATGAATGCATGTAATTATCAGACTGTGATCTTCTCTTCGCTCAATTTTGGGAGCCACACGATTGGTCTGGACTCTAGAGCTCTATGTGCTGTTCCCGAAATGTGTCATTTCGTCTAATAATGGGCCCAAGCCCTGTATACCACATGTTCTATGCACATTAAGTTCCACGCATTAAAGAACATCAATTATAACCGCATTATCTCTCACCCAATAATAACATTTCAGTCAAGCTTCCCAGAGTATATTAAGTGAATATTATTTAGTTGATAACATGCCTTCTCCTTCATCAAGCTGAACCTCATCAAGAGTTGATCCATGAAGTTTACCAAGGGAGCCTTTGTCCATGCACATGAGAATCTTGGAAACCTTAGCTACTTGCATGACATGATCGGGAAGACGGTAAAAGTTCCGGTGAATGCGCACATCGTGTCCCATAAAATTGGCCAGCACATCAAGCTCATTGTCTCTTAAGTTCATCACTTGTGAGACCGTGGCAATATGCTTGCGCAACCTTGTAGATGTTATGTACGAAGGCTTGCTTGCACCACAAGATATGCTGAATTTCCTAACCACATCACTCCCTCTGATGTGGCCATTAGAACTTGTCAGGGCAAACACATAAGGATTGGTCTCATACACACCAGCATCTCCTCTCTTAGCAACCAACAAGTCCATACTCCTTTTCATCTCACTTGTAAGAAGAACAGGAACTGCACGTTGTTTCTTCCCCACAATTTCCAGACGCCACAGGTTTTTACCGAGTTTTGCTTCCCATTTGGACAGGCCATAGTCGTCAGTCACCTCATCACCTTGCTTACACTTGCTGAAGTCATCTAGTTTCATTTTGCTGACTTCTCCAGATCGTTTCCTGTTAAACACTATTATGGATGTCAATGTCAGCTCAGCTAGGTATCTGTACTCCTTAGATATGTCCTCATCTGTTGTCTCTTCATTGAGTTTTGTGATGACTTCTTCAGTCTCAGTTTTCAGATATGATGTAAGTTTAACTACATCCTTTGTGACAGGTAGGTAAGTAGGATTGTTCCTCTTATTCTCATTCAGGGTGCGTAATGCGTGACTCGTACTGGCCTGTTGCTCACATTCAGACTTGCTGGGATTTGGTGATCCTTGTGCCAACTTGCCCAATGGCTGATGTCACTGCAGGAGTATGCAGTGAGTACTATATTTTGATTTAATGCTTTGCAGTAGTCTGCACCTTTGATATAGTGCATTGCATGCACACTGTACAGATTATGCAGGATCAAATTGTGGGAAACTCTACCTCTGAGCAAGCATTGCCAGCAGTGATAATCCCATTTTATAGTTTCCCCTCCCCATTCATGGGTTTGGCTAGACTAAACATTCTGTCCAGCTCTTGACCACCAACCCCTGCCCGTAAACAATGTTCCCATTCATGGTCAAGTTCTGAGCTATATGACTCAAACCCCCTTTCTTTGTCTCTGGGGTATGATGTAAAGGTCCTTGGTAGTATAGCTTggtagtacactgtatatagctTTGACATTCTAAGCCAAAGAGTCAGTTTAATGTTCAGTTTGGACGAGAGAGGTGTTCTGTGTTGAAGCTCTCAAGCCAGCAAGCGACCGCTTTTCAGTTAGTTACTACAGACTGTTTACAGGCCCCAATTGGTAAGTTTCacattatatacattatttCTTCCACAAGCATTTGTGTAATATAACGAAAGCTGAAATGCATCTCAATATTGTAGTATTATGTTTGCAGTAGTTAAATACCACATCAGAGACTGAAATTTGTATTAATTTACAGCTTGAATTAAGAAGAACAGTTGGTGGAATTGTTAGAAGGTAGTGAGTCATGTTAGTATACAAACATGTCAGTGTCATAATATGTGTGTTAGCTGATTTAGCTTAAATCATTAAGTTTCATGATTATTTTAGTGTTGCTGTTGTGTTTAGAATATGGGTCAGTGTATTAGGTTATGTGCATTTAGATAGGTTGGTTGACCTTAATTGTGTGGGATAGTGACGTACTTCTGTGTTCTGTTAAGTCTGTGCTAGTTAGTTCGGAATAGATCAGATCACGATGACTTATAATAATCGTTTTTGTGTATAGAAAGGAAGCATAAtataaattatacatgcattatTGGTGATGATGACGCATTTTATGTGCTCAACTAAATGTTAACTACAGTGTTATTATAAGGATTATTTGTTGTTTGAATTAGTTTAATTATGTTATTAATAATTAGCAATTGGCAGTTGTATCTAAAAACAGATAACATGGTAATGTGTTGTTAAAGGTTAAATGTTTCAACATTATGAATCATTTATGATACAGAATTCAATAAGGTATTGATTAAGTGAGTGAAGGAATCAAAGTAGTATGAGGTATTATTAGTGGTACCATATTCACTAGGGTAAATTACGAAATGATGAATGCATTTATTGAGATCACATAAGTTTGGAATCTTAGAATGTTACATGAATACTCATATTAGTTgttcaattatttcatcattttacagAAAGTTATCTTGAAACCTGTACACTTGAATACGACTTGACGTCATGTCATGGACCTGCATCTGAGCAACAAGACGTTGAATAAAGCTGCACCCATTTAATTCAAGGAACAGTGTTTTATGAATAAACTTCTTTGGAGTTTTACGCGTTGTTTTAAAGGAAACTCCTCACAAGCGTGAGGCAGCCACAGCTGATGACACATGTGACATTCAGCTGATGTCCCTGCTTGTTCAAGTTGCTCACTCTCTTCCTCTGATGCATTATTGCTGTGATTTGGTGAAGTTTGATCCACATACTTTCTCCAGGATTTGTGTGGGATAAACTCTTCATCTTCACTATCTGTGCTTACATCCTCAGACTCGGGAACATAGTCATCATCTGTCAGTTGGTCACTTTCTCCCATTGAAACCACAGAAGGACTGCTCATACCCCGACTGCCATCTGCATCTGTTCCCTTTTCACCAACGAGATAACATTCCACTGATGTCCCAGTTTGTTCAAGATCATCATGTTTCCCCTTTGATACCTCAGAATGATGGCTCAAACCCTGACTGCCATCTGCGTCTGTTCCATTTTCATGCACTAGATCACATTCCGCTGATGTCCCAGTTTGTTCAAGATccttattttccccctttgatACCTCAGAAGGACTGCAGAAACCCTGACTGCCACCTGTGTCTGTTCCATTTTCATGCACTAGATCACATTCCGCTGATGTCCCAGTTTGTTCAAGATccttattttccccctttgatACCTCAGAAGGACTGCAGAAACCCTGACTGCCACCTGTGTCTGTTCCATTTTCATGCACTAGATCACATTCCGCTGATGTCCCAGTTTGTTCAAGATccttattttccccctttgatACCTCAGAAGGACTGCAGAAACCCTGACTGCCACCTGTGTCTGTTCCATTTTCATGCACTAGATCACATTCCGCTGATGTCCCAGTTTGTTCAAGATccttattttccccctttgatACCTCAGAAGGACTGCAGAAACCCTGACTGCCACCTGTGTCTGTTCCATTTTCATGCACTAGATCACATTCCGCTGATGTCCCAGTTTGTTCAAGATccttattttccccctttgatACCTCAGAAGGACTGCAGAAACCCTGACTGCCACCTGTGTCTGTTCCATTTTCATGCACTAGATCACATTCAGCTGATGTCCCAGTTTTTTCAAGATCCCTTTTCTCCCCCTTTGATACCTCAGAAGGACTGCAGAAACCCTGACTGCCATCTGTGTCTGTTCCATTTTCACCCACGAGATCACATTCTGCTGATGTCCCAATTTGTTATTATAAGGATTATTTGTTGTTTGAATTAGTTTAATTATGTTATTAATAATTAGCAATTGGCAGTTGTATCTAAAAACAGATAACATGGTAATGTGTTGTTAAAGGTTAAATGTTTCAACATTATGAATCATTTATGATACAGAATTCAATAAGGTATTGATTAAGTGAGTGAAGGAATCAAAGTAGTATGAGGTATTATTAGTGGTACCATATTCACTAGGGTAAATTACGAAATGATGAATGCATTTATTGAGATCACATAAGTTTGGAATCTTAGAATGTTACATGAATACTCATATTAGTTgttcaattatttcatcattttacagAAAGTTATCTTGAAACCTGTACACTTGAATACGACTTGACGTCATGTCATGGACCTGCATCTGAGCAACAAGACGTTGAATAAAGCTGCACCCATTTAATTCAAGGAACAGTGTTTTATGAATAAACTTCTTTGGAGTTTTACGCGTTGTTTTAAAGGAAACTCCTCACAAGCGTGAGGCAGCCACAATAACTTTCAAAGGTGAGATTCAACGCTCGTTATCAATTTAAGTTAATTGATAGCACTGGAACAGTCATCGGAAGTAACTAAGAGGAACTGAAAGGCAAAGATGGCGTCAATCGACGAGGCTTGTAAGTCATCACATAAGCTGAATGAGGATGGCtcaaatcagggaggtgaactcacctccctgctcaaatCAAAGTGTCAAGAGTGCCCGCAGTGGGAGGAGCAGAATAAGTAGGTCTGCTAGCAGTCGTGCCAGTTCCAGCCAGTCAGTGAGGAGTGAAAAATTTCATCTTCGCAGAAGGGAAGCAGCGCTGAAAGCTGAGCATGCATTCCAGGAGGAGGAATTGAAATTGAAGCTGCAAAAAgctgaatttgaaagaaatcGGCTGATTCTCGAGCAGGAAGAATCTGCTCTCGCAAGGAGAAAAGAACTAGCCACTATCAAAGCTGAACAGGCAGTAGTCGAGGAGTTTGAGGATGAGCTGGATGAGGATCGTGATGAGGAAATTGTTTTCCCAAATGTGGAGAGGGAGACAAAGGGTGAGGAAATGAAGCGCTTCTTCGCATCTCAGGAAGTTGAAACTCATTCCAGCACTGAATCAAAACCAGCTGCGACAATGCCTCAACCAAACCCACGTAGCAAAGCACCAGAGGGATTGGAGAGAATGTTTACATCACTTGAGGGATGCCTTGCCCAACTTACACGAGTAACTGTCCATCAGAGTATGGCAAGCCAGCAACTTGCAGCATTAAGCCAGCTACCAAAAATCGATGTCCCTACATTTAGCGGGGATCCCCTGCAATATCCATTGTGGAAGAACGCTTTCATTAGTTTGGTGGACAGCAAACCACTGGATAATGCCTCGAAACTGAACCTCCtctgtgcgtttgtgtgtggtAAACCTAAGGAGATCGTCGAACACCACCTACTCATCGGGGACGAGGATGGCTACAAGAAAGCACGCGAGCAGCTGGAAGAGAGATATGGTCACGCGAGCACCATCAGTGTCGCCTTCACCAAGAAGCTAAATTCCTGGGGTAGGATTGGACATCGTGATGCTAGCGGCCTGAGAGACTTCTCAGACTTCCTGGTGAGGGTAAGAGCAAATTCGGCAAAGTGAAACATGCAGAGCTCCACCATTTCTCCGACGCGAGCTACGAGGGATATGGGCAGTGCTCTTATCTCCGACTCATCAATGAACAGGATGAAAGCTGCTGCTCTCTCGTGGTAGCAAAGTCAAGAGTAACACCTCTGAAGCCAGTGACTATGCCCAGACTTGAGTTGACCGCAGCTACAATTTCTGCCAAGGTTAGCAGGTTTCTACGCAGTGAGCTGATGTACGGAGACCTTCAAGAATTTTTTTGGACTGACAGCAGAGTTGTCTTAGGATACATCCAAAATGAGTCCAGAAGATTTCACATCTACGTGGCGAATCGTGTAGAATTGATACACAATGAAACCTCTTCAAGCTCCTGGTTCTACGTCGACACCAACTCCAACCCTGCAGACTGCGCGTCACGCGGTATGACAGCCACGGAACTCTTGAACAGTGACTTCTGGTTTATCAGGACCAAAATTCCTGGAAGGAAAAGGGATCTTCCATCCTCCCAAGGAGGAGGTAAAACCAGACATCAGTGATGAAGACCCAGAGGTGAAGAAGGGGATTAGCTTCTCTACCACTGCAGTGAACATCACCAGTAGACTGAGTACCAGCCGCCTTCATCACATCTCCAGCTGGAATCGTGCAAGGAAGGCAGTTGCCTTGTGTCTACGGCTGAAGAGGAAACTTCAAGAACGACAGGTGAAGCTGAGGAAATCGGTTCAAGTTGCTGGACCACTTCCCAGAGTTGACCTTACCGTGGACGAACTTCAGCGAGCAGAGACAGAAATCTTCCTCTGCCTGCAAAGAGAGCAGTTCCATCAGGAGGAAGACATCCTCCGAAAGCTCCAGTGTAACAAACAGGGAGACCGTGCTGCTGCCCGGTTGAGAAACGACAGCATTAAAACTACCAGCTCGCTGTACCGCCTTGACCCCTACATAGACGAGAGCCAAGTCATCAGAGTGGGTGGCAGAATAAAGAGAGCAAATATCCCTATGGAGGTGAAACACCCTATCATCGTGCCCCGACGTTCACACGTCACAGAAATGCTGATTAGACACCACCATCAGAAGGTGAACCATATGGGTAGAGGGATAACCCACAATCAGCTGAGGCAGTCCGGTTACTGGATCATCGGTGGATCGGCAGCAGTTTCCAGCATTGTGTCGAAGTGCGTGACATGCAGAAAACTTCGTGGTCCCCTGGAGCAGCAAAAGATGGCTGACCTCCCAGAGGACAGGCTGACACCAGCTCCACCGTTCACCTACTGTGCTGTTGATTACTTCGGCCCATTCACAATCAAAGAGAGACGGAGTGAGGTGAAGCGGTGTGGTGTCTTGTTCACTTGCATGGCATCCAGAGGAATTCACCTAGAATCAGCAAACAGTTTGAGCAGTAGCTCATTCATCAACTGCCTGAGACGATTCCTGAGCAGACGTGGCCCCGTGAGACAGATACGCTGTGACAGAGGAACAGCTTTCGTTGGTGCACGCAACGAGCTCCAGCAAGCACTCAAGGAGCTCGATGAAGAGCAGGTTAAAGACTACctgaaagaaaatgacacaGACTGGATCCCTTTTGAAATGAACACCCCCCACTCCTCTCACATGGGAGGAGCATGGGAACGACAGATTGCCACTGTGAGACGTGCCCTTGAACCCTTGCTGATAAACTCGTCAAACCAGTTAGATGACGAGTCCTTCCGTACGTTTCTAGCCGAGGTAGAACTGATCGTGAACGCAAGACCACTCACCACAACAAATCTATGCTCCCCTGATGCACCCGAGCCCCTGACACCGAACCATCTGCTGACTATGAAGCCGAAGGTAGTGCTTCCGCCACCAGGAAAGTTTCAACGGGCAGATGACTACTGCAGAAAATGGTGGCGAAGAGTTCAGCATCTCACAAAcgaattttggttgagatggaggaAAGAGTTTCTCATCGAACTCCAGGCAAGGCAGAAGTGGGTGCAGCCAAAACGAGACATCAGAGCGGGCGATGTCGTTATCATCAAGGAAGCTGATGAAGCTCGCCGATGCTGGCCCCTGGGACAAGTAGAGGAAGTCTTCGCTGGCAAAGATGGGCATGTGAGGAAGGTCCGACTTCTCATGGCTACGAAGATGCTGGATACTGAGGGGATGCGCCACCATCGACCGTCGTTCCTCGAGCGACCCATCCAGAAACTGGTAGTCTTGGTTCCGGCACAAAAAGTTGCAACGGGAGAAGAAGTCTCGCGTGCATAGAACACCGATGTAGATGGGAAGACCGGGAGATTCCCAATCAAGGAGCCAAATCAAGTCGAAGAAATCTCACAATTTGTAATGTATTTCCTCATAAtgcttctctctatctcttctctcttccaATCTTTCTCTCTAGCTTGCCTCTCAGGCACTTTTACCCTTTCATCTTTTCACAGCCCACTAGCTGTaaatttatctgttttattCTCTTTTAGCATGTCAAGCAACCAGAGAAATGTAACTGTGTTTATTGTTTTAGTGTAACAGCTGTGTATGGCTGTTAAAGGAGCCATGTCACCGCAGGAGTATGCAGTGAGTACTATATTTTGATTTAATGCTTTGCAGTAGTCTGCACCTTTGATATAGTGCATTGCATGCACACTGTACAGAGTATGCAGGATCAAATTGTGGGAAATTCTACCTCTGAGCAAGCATTGCCAGCAGTGATAATCCCATTTTATAGTTTCCCCTCCCCATTCATGGGTTTGGCTAGACTAAACATTCTGTCCAGCTCTTGACCACCAACCCCTGCCCGTAAACAATGTTCCCATTCATGGTCAAGTTCTGAGCTATGACTCAAACCCCCTTTCTTTGTCTCTGGGGTATGATGTAAAGGTCCTTGGTAGTATAGCTTggtagtacactgtatatagctTTGACATTCTAAGCCAAAGA
Above is a window of Diadema setosum chromosome 4, eeDiaSeto1, whole genome shotgun sequence DNA encoding:
- the LOC140227047 gene encoding uncharacterized protein, producing MKLDDFSKCKQGDEVTDDYGLSKWEAKLGKNLWRLEIVGKKQRAVPVLLTSEMKRSMDLLVAKRGDAGVYETNPYVFALTSSNGHIRGSDVVRKFSISCGASKPSYITSTRLRKHIATVSQVMNLRDNELDVLANFMGHDVRIHRNFYRLPDHVMQVAKVSKILMCMDKGSLGKLHGSTLDEVQLDEGEGMLSTK